Proteins encoded together in one Balearica regulorum gibbericeps isolate bBalReg1 chromosome 3, bBalReg1.pri, whole genome shotgun sequence window:
- the LOC104637356 gene encoding solute carrier family 22 member 2-like isoform X1 has protein sequence MPTLDDILEQIGEFDFFQKQALFVLCLLSAAFTPVYVGVVFFGFIPEHRCFSPGVAELSQRCGWSLEEQLNRTVPEWGGHGASFGSRCRRYEVDWNATGVSCTDPLGSLVGNGSTVPLGPCQDGWVYDSPGTSLVTEFNLVCEDSWKVDLFQSCVNAGFFIGSMSIGYIADRFGRKLCLLVTILINLASGVLMAFAPSYTWTVIFRLIQGLVSKGGWLTGYVLIAEFVGSNYRRATGIIYQLAFSLGLLVLTALAYALPHWRWLQLTVTLPNFFFLLYYWCLPESPRWLISQKQNDKAMEVIKRIAKGNKKKLPLSFQNLNSEDEDGEKRKPSFLDLVRTPQIRKHTCILMYSWFTSSILYQGLIMHMGIAAGNMYLDFLYSALVEFPAAFILMLTLDRIGRRYPWAAANVMAGGACLVAALVPDTLYWLKMTGACLGRMGITMCYEIICVVNPELYPTFLRNLGVLVCSSMCDLGGIITPFLVYRLAEVWHELPLVIFAVIVLIDGGLVLLLPEMKGKNLPETIEDAENLHRQERSKEKTIYLHVLTSEAASKDGDSTTSLGSLIQCLTTLSVKKFFLI, from the exons ATGCCAACCCTGGATGACATTTTAGAACAGATCGGAGAATTTGACTTCTTTCAGAAACAAGCCCTCTTTGTCTTATGCCTGTTGTCTGCTGCCTTCACCCCAGTGTACGTGGGTGTCGTCTTCTTCGGGTTTATCCCTGAGCATCGCTGCTTCAGCCCTGGGGTGGCTGAGCTGAGCCAGCGGTGTGGCTGGAGCCTGGAGGAACAGCTCAATCGCACAGTTCCCGAGTGGGGCGGCCACGGGGCCAGTTTCGGCAGCCGCTGCAGGAGGTACGAGGTGGACTGGAACGCGACGGGTGTCAGCTGCACCGACCCCCTCGGCAGCCTCGTGGGCAATGGGAGCACCGTCCCCCTCGGTCCCTGCCAGGATGGCTGGGTCTACGACTCCCCAGGGACCTCTCTTGTGACTGAG TTTAACCTGGTGTGTGAGGACTCCTGGAAGGTGGACCTCTTCCAGTCGTGTGTGaatgctgggttttttattgGCTCCATGAGCATTGGCTACATAGCAGACAG GTTTGGCCGCAAACTCTGCCTCCTGGTCACAATCCTCATCAATTTGGCCTCAGGGGTTCTCATGGCCTTTGCGCCGAGCTACACCTGGACGGTGATCTTCCGCCTGATACAGGGACTGGTCAGCAAGGGAGGCTGGCTGACAGGCTACGTCCTCA TTGCAGAATTTGTTGGCTCTAACTACCGCAGGGCAACGGGCATCATTTACCAGCTTGCCTTCAGCCTGGGACTCCTGGTCCTCACTGCCCTGGCTTATGCGCTTCCGCACTGGAGGTGGCTCCAGCTTACGGTCACGCTGCccaatttcttcttcctgctctaCTATTG GTGTCTGCCTGAGTCTCCCAGGTGGCTCATatctcaaaagcaaaatgacaaaGCTATGGAAGTTATTAAGCGCATCGCCAAGGGAAATAAGAAGAAGCTACCTCTCTCTTTCCAG AATCTCAACTCTGAAGATGAAGATGGAGAAAAGCGGAAACCTTCATTTCTAGACCTGGTCAGGACACCTCAGATCAGAAAACACACGTGCATTTTGATGTACAGTTG GTTCACAAGCTCCATCCTCTACCAGGGGCTCATCATGCACATGGGAATAGCCGCTGGGAACATGTACCTGGATTTCCTCTATTCTGCGCTTGTTGAGTTTCCAGCCGCCTTCATCCTCATGCTAACACTGGATCGCATTGGTCGTCGCTACCCCTGGGCTGCGGCAAACGTGATGGCAGGTGGTGCTTGCCTCGTTGCAGCATTAGTCCCAGACA CTCTTTATTGGCTTAAAATGACTGGAGCTTGCTTGGGCAGGATGGGAATTACCATGTGCTATGAAATTATTTGTGTGGTAAATCCTGAGCTGTATCCAACATTTCTCAG GAACCTGGGAGTCCTCGTCTGCTCGTCCATGTGCGACCTTGGTGGGATTATAACGCCCTTCCTCGTGTACAGACTGGCAGAGGTCTGGCACGAACTGCCCCTGGTCATCTTTG CTGTGATCGTTTTAATCGACGGTGGCTTGGTTTTGCTCCTACCTGAGATGAAGGGAAAGAATCTGCCTGAGACCATTGAAGATGCTGAAAATCTGCACAG